In a genomic window of Brucella anthropi ATCC 49188:
- the pcsA gene encoding phosphatidylcholine synthase has product MADGVKTKLTGKLKAKKVTAPQAKAFSVHLLTASGSFLAFLSIVAASDGRYTAMWWWLGLALFVDGIDGPIARKLEVKYVLPNWSGELLDNIIDYVTYVLIPAFALYQSGFMGTYLSFISGAIIVVSSAIYYADTGMKTKENFFKGFPVVWNMVVFTLFIVKPGEWVAFATVVVSAILSFLPINFLHPVRVVRLRPLNLTVFLLWCAFGAAALYYTLDAPLWVRVGISVTGLYIYFIGAVMQFFPGLGRTATVIAAEEAAAAKKSGEA; this is encoded by the coding sequence ATGGCGGACGGCGTGAAAACCAAACTGACCGGAAAACTCAAAGCCAAAAAAGTCACCGCGCCGCAAGCCAAGGCGTTTTCGGTTCATCTTCTGACGGCATCGGGTTCGTTTCTGGCGTTCCTTTCCATCGTGGCGGCCAGTGATGGGCGCTATACGGCGATGTGGTGGTGGCTGGGGCTGGCGCTTTTCGTCGACGGCATCGATGGCCCCATCGCGCGCAAGCTTGAAGTCAAATATGTTCTGCCGAACTGGTCTGGCGAGCTTCTCGACAACATCATCGACTATGTCACCTATGTTCTGATACCGGCTTTCGCGCTTTATCAAAGCGGGTTTATGGGGACTTATCTGTCCTTCATCTCCGGCGCTATCATCGTGGTCTCGAGCGCCATCTACTATGCCGATACCGGCATGAAGACCAAGGAGAACTTCTTCAAGGGGTTTCCGGTCGTCTGGAACATGGTTGTCTTTACACTCTTCATAGTCAAACCGGGAGAGTGGGTCGCCTTTGCAACCGTTGTCGTGTCGGCAATCCTGTCGTTCCTGCCGATCAATTTCCTGCATCCGGTACGTGTTGTGCGCCTGCGGCCGCTTAATCTGACGGTTTTCCTGCTCTGGTGTGCCTTTGGTGCGGCTGCGCTCTATTATACTCTGGACGCGCCGTTGTGGGTCCGCGTCGGCATATCCGTGACGGGCCTCTACATCTACTTCATCGGCGCTGTCATGCAGTTTTTCCCTGGACTGGGGCGGACTGCCACCGTCATCGCGGCTGAAGAAGCCGCTGCCGCAAAGAAGAGTGGAGAAGCATGA
- a CDS encoding BMP family ABC transporter substrate-binding protein, whose product MKKTLMAIATAASFMLGGAAHAEEKLKIGFIYIGPPGDFGWTYQHDQARKELVEALGDKIETTFLESVPEGADAERSIERLARAGNKLIFTTSFGYMDPTLKVAKKFPDVKFEHATGYKTADNMSAYNARFYEGRYVQGVIAAKMSTKGVAGYIASVPVPEVVQGINAFMLGAQSVNPDFKVKVIWVNSWFDPGKEADAAKALIDQGVDIITQHTDSTAAIQVAHDRGIKAFGQASDMIKFAPDTQLTAVVDEWGPYYIDRAKAALDGSWKSQNIWWGMKEGLVKMAPYTNMPDDVKKLAEETEAKIKSGELKPFTGPITKQDGSVWLKEGEQADDKTLLGLNFYVAGVDDKLPQ is encoded by the coding sequence ATGAAAAAGACGCTTATGGCGATTGCCACTGCGGCGAGCTTTATGCTCGGTGGCGCGGCGCATGCAGAAGAAAAACTGAAGATCGGTTTCATCTATATCGGACCTCCGGGCGATTTTGGCTGGACCTATCAGCACGATCAGGCCCGCAAGGAGCTGGTCGAGGCACTTGGCGACAAGATCGAAACCACCTTTCTGGAAAGCGTTCCGGAAGGTGCCGATGCTGAACGTTCCATCGAACGTCTGGCGCGTGCTGGCAACAAGCTGATCTTCACGACGTCGTTCGGCTATATGGACCCGACCCTCAAGGTTGCCAAGAAATTCCCGGACGTGAAGTTCGAACATGCGACCGGCTACAAGACTGCCGACAACATGTCTGCCTATAATGCGCGCTTCTATGAAGGCCGTTATGTGCAGGGCGTGATCGCCGCCAAGATGTCGACCAAGGGTGTTGCCGGTTACATCGCCTCCGTACCGGTGCCGGAAGTCGTTCAGGGCATCAATGCGTTCATGCTCGGCGCGCAGTCGGTTAATCCCGACTTCAAGGTCAAGGTGATCTGGGTCAATTCGTGGTTCGATCCGGGCAAGGAAGCTGATGCGGCCAAGGCGCTGATCGACCAGGGTGTAGACATCATCACCCAGCACACCGATTCCACTGCAGCGATTCAGGTGGCCCATGATCGCGGCATCAAGGCTTTCGGTCAGGCTTCGGACATGATCAAGTTTGCGCCTGACACGCAGCTTACCGCTGTCGTGGACGAGTGGGGCCCTTACTACATCGACCGCGCCAAGGCTGCTCTCGACGGTTCGTGGAAGAGCCAAAACATCTGGTGGGGCATGAAGGAAGGCCTCGTGAAGATGGCGCCTTATACCAACATGCCGGACGATGTGAAGAAATTGGCCGAAGAAACCGAAGCCAAGATCAAGTCGGGCGAACTGAAGCCTTTCACTGGTCCGATCACGAAGCAGGACGGTTCCGTCTGGCTGAAAGAAGGCGAGCAGGCTGACGACAAGACCTTGCTTGGCCTCAATTTCTACGTCGCTGGCGTGGACGACAAGCTGCCGCAGTAA
- a CDS encoding UbiH/UbiF family hydroxylase, whose amino-acid sequence MNDLVVNKPLTDIVISGSGPAGMMAALALGAKGYRTVLLGPETDKGDRRTTALMMPAIRLLEGLDVWSDIEPEAAPLASMRIIDATRRLVRSPVVTFRAGEIDETAFGYNIPNAVLNEKLADAVSRNPSIQRINASVIEYRHNGDHVTITLSGGDTLHTRLVVAADGRNSMAREAAGIRTRRWSYPQTAVVLSFSHSVDHENISTEFHTEEGPFTQVPLKGKRSSLVWVVNPGRAETLLALDEATLAQCIEDMMQSMLGKINLEIKPQAWPLSGLVPHVFAAKRTILIGEAAHVFPPIGAQGLNLGSRDVETLVKAIESDPVDPGSNRVIRAYDRARRPDILARTGSVDALNRSLLSGMLPAQIVRGVGLEMLRSFAPLRAFFMREGLRPGSGFSHLLPKLPSLPHRSDGKRSG is encoded by the coding sequence ATGAACGATCTTGTTGTGAACAAGCCTCTCACTGACATTGTCATCAGCGGCAGCGGGCCTGCCGGGATGATGGCAGCGCTGGCGCTTGGCGCAAAAGGCTATCGCACCGTGTTGCTTGGACCGGAGACCGATAAGGGTGACCGCCGCACCACCGCACTCATGATGCCTGCCATCAGACTACTGGAGGGACTGGACGTCTGGTCGGATATCGAGCCGGAAGCAGCCCCCCTCGCTTCCATGCGCATTATAGACGCCACGCGACGGCTCGTGAGAAGCCCTGTCGTCACCTTCCGTGCGGGCGAAATTGATGAGACTGCGTTCGGCTACAATATCCCCAATGCCGTTTTGAACGAGAAGCTGGCTGACGCCGTTTCCCGCAATCCGAGTATCCAGCGCATCAATGCCTCTGTTATCGAATACCGTCACAATGGCGACCACGTAACCATCACGCTTTCAGGTGGCGACACATTGCATACGCGGCTGGTCGTGGCAGCTGACGGGCGCAATTCGATGGCCCGCGAAGCGGCAGGCATCCGCACACGCCGCTGGAGCTATCCGCAAACAGCCGTCGTGCTTTCCTTCTCGCATAGCGTCGACCACGAGAATATTTCGACGGAGTTCCACACCGAAGAAGGCCCTTTCACTCAAGTGCCGTTGAAAGGCAAACGCTCAAGCCTCGTCTGGGTGGTCAATCCCGGTCGCGCCGAAACGCTGCTTGCGCTTGACGAAGCCACGCTCGCTCAGTGCATCGAAGACATGATGCAGTCCATGCTGGGCAAGATTAACCTCGAGATCAAGCCGCAAGCCTGGCCCCTTTCCGGCCTCGTGCCCCATGTCTTTGCGGCCAAGCGCACGATCCTGATTGGTGAAGCCGCACATGTGTTTCCACCGATTGGCGCACAAGGCCTCAATCTGGGTTCCCGCGATGTCGAAACGCTGGTCAAGGCTATCGAAAGCGATCCTGTCGACCCGGGCTCAAATCGGGTCATTCGCGCCTATGACCGCGCAAGACGTCCGGATATTCTAGCCCGTACCGGCTCTGTCGATGCGCTCAATCGTTCGCTTCTCTCCGGCATGCTTCCGGCGCAGATCGTGCGTGGAGTGGGATTGGAAATGCTCCGCTCATTCGCACCGCTGCGCGCATTCTTCATGCGTGAGGGGCTTCGTCCTGGCAGCGGTTTCTCGCATCTGCTACCGAAACTGCCAAGCCTTCCACACCGAAGCGACGGCAAACGTTCCGGCTAA
- a CDS encoding extracellular solute-binding protein — translation MKLNGLIAFLRKVVLASLTGAVVGVLPAQAIAEAQPDYALSMHGDVALPADFTHFPYANADAPKGGAITMGVVGTFDSLNPFVLKSMRTTARGLFGDVDLGNLVYETLMQRSRDEPFTLYGLLAEKVAVDPHRKWVEFTLNPKAKWSDDQPVTVDDVLFTYDILTEKGRPPYNNRMSRVEKIEKTGERSVRFTFNDKSDREFPMLIASSMPVLPKHAIDRETFGNSSLKPPVGSGPYLVFGVQPGQRIIYKRNPDYWGKNLPSQRGLNNFDTLTIEYYRNETSLFESFKKGLLDVFIEANPTRWEKLYDFPAVKQGRVIKDSFEKGTPANMFGFVFNTRRPIFADRRVRQALGLLFDFEWANRNLFADQYRRTQSFWEGSELSSVGKPADDREKQLLKPFPEAVRDDVMNGTWHPPVTDGSGHDRTPAKKAYDLLTDAGFQFEHGLAVDPSGKPLKFEIMTRSPDEEKVALAYKRNLARLGITIEIRTVDDAQYQQRLQTFDYDMILGALTGSLSPGNEQWMRWGAASRDVQGSFNYPGVADPAVDAMIEALLAARSRADFVSAVRALDRVLISGDYYIPLYHLPYQWVARWDRIEHPKKTSLYGYQLPTWWRAKP, via the coding sequence TTGAAGTTGAACGGATTGATTGCCTTTCTCCGCAAAGTGGTTCTTGCGAGCCTTACCGGAGCTGTCGTCGGCGTGCTGCCGGCGCAGGCGATAGCCGAAGCACAGCCGGACTATGCGCTCTCCATGCATGGAGATGTGGCGCTGCCGGCTGACTTCACCCATTTCCCCTATGCAAATGCCGACGCCCCGAAGGGCGGCGCCATCACAATGGGCGTTGTCGGCACTTTCGACAGTCTCAACCCATTTGTTCTGAAAAGCATGCGTACGACAGCGCGCGGCCTGTTCGGGGATGTCGACCTCGGAAATCTGGTTTACGAAACGCTCATGCAGCGCTCGCGGGACGAACCCTTTACCCTTTACGGCCTGCTTGCTGAAAAGGTTGCGGTTGACCCGCACCGCAAATGGGTCGAATTCACCCTGAACCCGAAAGCGAAATGGTCGGACGACCAGCCGGTGACGGTGGACGACGTTCTCTTCACCTATGACATTCTGACGGAAAAGGGACGCCCTCCCTACAACAACCGGATGAGTCGGGTCGAGAAGATCGAAAAGACGGGGGAGCGCTCTGTTCGCTTCACCTTCAACGACAAGTCGGATCGCGAATTTCCGATGCTGATTGCCTCATCGATGCCGGTGCTGCCAAAGCACGCCATTGATCGCGAAACCTTCGGCAATTCATCCCTGAAACCACCTGTCGGCAGCGGCCCGTATCTCGTTTTCGGCGTGCAGCCCGGCCAGCGTATTATCTACAAGCGCAACCCTGACTACTGGGGCAAGAATCTGCCGTCGCAGCGCGGTCTCAACAACTTCGATACGTTGACGATTGAATATTACCGAAACGAGACGTCCCTGTTTGAGTCTTTCAAGAAGGGGCTGCTGGATGTCTTCATCGAAGCAAACCCGACTCGATGGGAGAAGCTTTATGATTTCCCGGCTGTAAAACAGGGCCGTGTCATCAAGGACAGCTTTGAAAAAGGCACGCCAGCCAACATGTTCGGCTTCGTGTTCAACACGCGCCGTCCGATTTTCGCCGACCGTCGTGTCCGGCAGGCTCTGGGGCTGCTCTTCGACTTCGAATGGGCTAACCGCAACCTTTTCGCCGATCAGTATCGCCGCACGCAGAGTTTTTGGGAAGGATCGGAGCTTTCCTCCGTCGGCAAGCCTGCCGATGACCGCGAGAAGCAGTTGCTGAAACCATTCCCCGAAGCCGTTCGCGACGATGTCATGAATGGTACATGGCATCCGCCCGTAACGGACGGCAGCGGTCATGACCGCACGCCTGCAAAGAAAGCCTACGATCTCCTGACTGACGCGGGTTTTCAGTTTGAACACGGCCTCGCCGTTGATCCCTCTGGCAAGCCGCTTAAATTTGAGATCATGACGCGCTCGCCCGACGAGGAAAAAGTTGCGTTGGCTTACAAGCGCAATCTCGCGCGACTGGGCATCACAATCGAAATACGCACTGTGGACGACGCCCAATATCAGCAGCGCCTCCAGACATTCGACTACGACATGATTCTCGGAGCGTTGACCGGATCGCTTTCGCCCGGCAACGAACAATGGATGCGCTGGGGCGCAGCCTCGCGTGACGTTCAGGGAAGTTTCAACTATCCGGGCGTTGCTGATCCGGCAGTAGATGCGATGATTGAAGCACTGCTGGCAGCCAGAAGCCGCGCCGATTTCGTGAGTGCGGTCCGCGCCCTTGATCGTGTGCTTATCTCCGGGGATTACTACATTCCGCTTTACCACCTGCCCTATCAGTGGGTAGCGCGCTGGGATCGCATCGAGCATCCAAAGAAGACTTCGCTCTATGGTTATCAACTACCAACCTGGTGGCGCGCAAAGCCATGA
- a CDS encoding ABC transporter permease produces the protein MDLTQAILLTIATAATPLLIAAIGELVVERSGVLNLGVEGMMLMGAVSGFAIAQMTGSAWLGLFAAVLVGALFSAIFGFLTLILVTNQVATGLALTILGVGASALLGESFVGLPGVRLEAIHIPYLTDLPLVGRFFFGQDPIFYLSILLVIGVAWFLFRTRAGLTLRAIGDSHGSAHALGVHVVRTRFLAVLFGGACAGLAGAQLSLVYVPQWVENMTAGRGWIALALVVFASWRPWRVLIGAYLFGAVTIGQLHAQALGFGLPSQFLSALPYLATIVVLVIISRNKRLTMMNTPASLGKPFVPDR, from the coding sequence ATGGATTTGACGCAGGCTATTCTTCTCACAATTGCAACGGCAGCGACACCGCTCCTGATCGCTGCCATCGGCGAACTGGTTGTTGAACGTTCCGGCGTGCTCAATCTTGGTGTCGAGGGCATGATGCTGATGGGGGCCGTGTCCGGCTTCGCCATTGCACAAATGACCGGCTCGGCCTGGTTAGGCTTGTTTGCCGCCGTTCTGGTCGGTGCGCTTTTCTCCGCTATTTTTGGCTTTCTGACGCTCATACTCGTCACCAATCAGGTCGCAACCGGGCTGGCGCTGACGATTCTTGGCGTTGGAGCATCGGCCTTGCTCGGCGAAAGCTTTGTCGGGCTTCCAGGTGTCCGGCTTGAAGCCATCCATATTCCCTATCTGACCGATCTGCCGCTTGTCGGGCGGTTCTTCTTCGGTCAGGATCCGATCTTCTATCTTTCGATCCTGCTGGTTATCGGTGTGGCATGGTTTCTGTTCCGCACGCGTGCAGGGCTTACATTGCGCGCCATCGGCGACAGCCATGGCTCGGCCCATGCGCTCGGCGTGCATGTGGTGCGCACGCGCTTTCTGGCGGTTTTGTTCGGCGGTGCTTGTGCCGGTCTTGCAGGCGCGCAATTGTCACTCGTCTACGTGCCGCAATGGGTGGAAAACATGACGGCCGGTCGTGGCTGGATCGCACTTGCGCTTGTCGTGTTCGCATCGTGGCGGCCATGGCGCGTATTGATCGGCGCTTACTTGTTCGGTGCGGTGACCATCGGTCAGCTTCACGCGCAGGCGCTGGGCTTTGGCCTGCCATCGCAGTTTCTGTCTGCGCTGCCTTATCTCGCGACGATTGTGGTGCTGGTCATCATATCGCGCAACAAGCGCCTGACGATGATGAATACGCCGGCTTCGCTCGGCAAGCCGTTCGTGCCAGACCGGTAG
- a CDS encoding invasion associated locus B family protein, translating to MSSTKTIAAASAIAGAFALLASATMPASAQQPPQGWFKVCSKQEDNDICNTQNIVTADSGQLLTAVNLIEIKGKINRKIFQVTVPIGRLIPAGVGLQIDNNKPVKLEYGICFPDRCIAEAPLTDDLINALKKGGKLTLTSVNYQNKPNPIPVALTGFSGALTGPALKQSELEERQKELQDAVQKRQKDFEAKMKAEQDKAKGAAN from the coding sequence ATGTCCAGCACTAAGACAATCGCTGCCGCATCTGCCATTGCTGGCGCGTTCGCCCTGCTTGCCTCCGCGACGATGCCTGCATCGGCACAGCAGCCGCCACAGGGCTGGTTCAAGGTTTGCTCGAAGCAGGAAGACAATGACATCTGCAACACGCAGAACATCGTCACTGCAGATTCCGGCCAGCTCCTGACCGCCGTCAACCTCATCGAGATCAAGGGCAAGATCAACCGCAAGATCTTTCAGGTGACCGTTCCTATTGGTCGTCTGATTCCTGCCGGCGTCGGCCTCCAGATCGACAACAACAAGCCGGTCAAGCTTGAATACGGCATCTGCTTCCCGGATCGCTGCATCGCAGAAGCTCCGCTGACCGACGATCTCATTAATGCGCTCAAGAAGGGCGGCAAGCTGACCCTGACTTCGGTCAACTATCAGAACAAGCCGAACCCGATTCCGGTTGCACTCACCGGCTTCTCTGGCGCTCTGACCGGCCCGGCTCTCAAGCAGTCGGAACTGGAAGAACGCCAGAAGGAACTTCAGGACGCTGTCCAGAAGCGCCAGAAGGATTTCGAAGCCAAGATGAAGGCTGAACAGGACAAGGCAAAGGGCGCAGCCAACTAA
- a CDS encoding quinone oxidoreductase family protein, giving the protein MINAIRVHQTGGPEVMKYEQIEIGEPGPGEAKVRHEAVGLNFIDVYFRTGLYKAAQMPFTPGNEGAGTVIAVGPGVEGVRVGDRVAYVATPGSYADERILPADRLVKVPDNVDLKTAASMMLKGMTAQYLLRRTFKVEPGQTILFHAAAGGVGLIAGQWAKHLGATVIGTAGSEEKIALARKHGYDHVINYRTENFAEKVKELTGGAGVDVVYDSVGRDTYMGSLDVLKPLGMFACFGQSSGVIPPFDLGILAQKGSLFATRPTLFNYIAKRADLEKTAAELFDVVGSGAVKIEINQTYALKDAGKAHEDLEARKTTGTTILLP; this is encoded by the coding sequence ATGATCAATGCCATTCGCGTCCATCAGACCGGTGGGCCGGAAGTCATGAAGTATGAACAGATCGAGATAGGCGAACCCGGTCCGGGCGAGGCAAAAGTGCGCCATGAAGCCGTCGGTCTGAACTTCATCGACGTTTATTTCCGCACCGGGCTTTACAAGGCAGCCCAGATGCCTTTCACGCCTGGCAATGAAGGCGCGGGCACAGTCATTGCGGTTGGTCCGGGCGTTGAGGGTGTTCGTGTCGGTGACCGTGTTGCCTATGTGGCGACACCGGGCTCCTATGCAGACGAGCGCATTCTGCCAGCGGACCGGCTGGTCAAGGTTCCGGATAATGTCGATCTGAAAACCGCCGCCTCCATGATGCTGAAAGGCATGACGGCGCAATATCTTCTGCGGCGTACATTCAAGGTGGAGCCGGGCCAGACGATCCTGTTTCACGCCGCTGCCGGTGGTGTAGGCTTGATTGCCGGACAATGGGCGAAGCATCTTGGCGCCACCGTCATCGGCACGGCGGGATCGGAAGAAAAGATCGCGCTGGCCAGAAAGCATGGCTACGACCATGTCATCAATTACCGCACCGAGAATTTTGCCGAAAAGGTGAAGGAACTGACGGGCGGAGCGGGTGTCGACGTTGTCTATGATTCTGTTGGGCGCGATACCTATATGGGTTCGCTCGACGTGTTGAAGCCGCTTGGCATGTTTGCCTGCTTTGGCCAGTCATCGGGTGTCATTCCGCCGTTTGATCTCGGCATTCTGGCGCAGAAGGGTTCGCTCTTTGCCACGCGTCCGACGCTGTTCAATTATATCGCCAAGCGGGCGGACCTCGAAAAGACTGCAGCAGAGCTTTTCGACGTGGTCGGAAGCGGAGCCGTCAAGATCGAGATCAACCAGACCTATGCGCTCAAGGATGCGGGCAAGGCGCATGAGGATCTGGAAGCCCGCAAGACGACGGGAACCACCATTCTGCTTCCATGA
- the hspQ gene encoding heat shock protein HspQ gives MGMTQIKHAKFQIGQVVKHRLFPFRGVIFDVDPEFANTEEWYESIPEEARPHRDQPFYHLLAENAESEYVAYVSEQNLVPDLSGEPLRHPQIEEMFDRQDNGSYRVKSQHSN, from the coding sequence ATGGGTATGACACAGATAAAGCACGCGAAATTTCAGATCGGTCAGGTCGTCAAACACCGGCTATTCCCCTTCCGCGGGGTTATCTTTGACGTAGACCCCGAATTTGCAAATACGGAGGAATGGTATGAGTCCATTCCGGAAGAAGCGCGCCCGCATCGCGACCAGCCGTTTTACCATCTGCTCGCGGAAAACGCGGAATCCGAATATGTCGCCTATGTATCGGAGCAGAACCTGGTGCCGGATTTAAGCGGCGAGCCTTTGCGCCATCCTCAGATCGAGGAGATGTTTGATCGACAGGACAATGGTTCCTATCGCGTAAAGTCGCAACATTCTAACTAA
- a CDS encoding ABC transporter ATP-binding protein: MTAPLTDRPLLDVRRLTKVFGQLRACDGVDLTIGEGEIHALLGENGAGKSTFVKMLFGALQPLEGEIVWKGQPVTIDEPAAARKLGIGMVFQHFSLFDSLTAAENIALSLDRSLPLSDVAKRAREVGRTYGLPVDPQAHVGDLSVGERQRIEIVRCLLQEPDLIILDEPTSVLTPQEADKLFETLERLKAEGKSILYISHRLEEVKRLCDRATVLRHGKVVAHCDPRKETAASLARMMVGNDINVVARSPIAAAVDVGNEALFEIKSLSQPPRGPFSTALKDISLSVAAGEVVGIAGVAGNGQGEFFEAVSGEVLQSNPSNVRIRGKDAGKVGISDRRMMGAAFVPEERLGHGAVPTMTLTDNLFLSRYKTDAKMFLRGGKMKLIAESALRSAAKRIIERMDVRKSAENPPASALSGGNLQKFIIGRELDRSPSVMIVNQPTWGVDAGAAAHIRQALVDLARSGSAVLVISQDLDELLEISDRIAVMNHGQLSDPLPIADVTLEKIGLLMGGISGEAGAA, translated from the coding sequence ATGACAGCGCCTTTAACCGACCGGCCTCTTCTGGATGTCCGCCGGCTCACGAAAGTATTTGGTCAGCTGCGGGCCTGCGATGGTGTCGATCTCACCATCGGGGAAGGCGAAATTCACGCGCTTCTGGGTGAAAACGGCGCCGGAAAATCAACCTTTGTGAAAATGTTGTTCGGCGCGTTGCAGCCACTTGAAGGCGAAATCGTCTGGAAGGGGCAACCTGTCACGATAGATGAACCTGCCGCCGCAAGAAAACTTGGCATAGGCATGGTTTTTCAGCATTTTTCGCTGTTCGACTCACTAACTGCCGCTGAGAACATTGCCTTGTCGCTCGACCGTTCGCTACCGCTTTCAGACGTTGCGAAGCGTGCGCGTGAGGTTGGCAGGACTTACGGTCTTCCGGTCGACCCGCAGGCCCATGTTGGTGATCTGTCCGTCGGCGAACGTCAGCGTATCGAAATCGTGCGCTGTCTTCTTCAGGAGCCGGATCTCATCATCCTTGATGAGCCGACTTCGGTGCTGACGCCGCAAGAAGCCGACAAGTTGTTTGAAACGCTGGAGCGCCTGAAAGCCGAAGGCAAGTCGATCCTCTATATCAGCCATCGTCTGGAGGAAGTGAAACGCCTCTGTGACCGCGCAACCGTGTTGCGGCATGGCAAGGTCGTTGCGCATTGCGATCCGCGCAAGGAAACCGCCGCGTCGCTCGCCCGTATGATGGTCGGTAATGATATCAATGTTGTAGCACGCAGTCCCATCGCGGCGGCGGTAGATGTCGGTAATGAAGCGCTTTTTGAAATCAAGTCACTGTCGCAACCGCCGCGTGGGCCATTTTCGACGGCATTGAAAGATATTTCTCTCTCGGTCGCCGCAGGCGAAGTCGTTGGCATTGCCGGTGTTGCAGGCAACGGGCAAGGTGAATTCTTCGAAGCTGTTTCGGGTGAAGTGCTGCAGTCAAATCCATCGAATGTGCGCATTCGCGGGAAGGATGCAGGCAAGGTCGGCATCAGCGACCGCCGCATGATGGGGGCAGCTTTCGTGCCGGAGGAGCGGCTTGGTCACGGTGCTGTTCCGACCATGACGCTGACCGACAATCTGTTCTTGTCGCGATACAAGACCGACGCAAAGATGTTCCTGCGTGGCGGCAAGATGAAGCTGATCGCAGAGAGCGCACTTCGATCGGCTGCAAAACGCATCATTGAACGGATGGATGTGCGCAAGAGTGCTGAAAATCCGCCCGCATCTGCACTTTCTGGCGGAAACCTGCAGAAATTCATCATCGGGCGCGAGCTTGATCGCTCACCATCGGTCATGATTGTGAACCAGCCGACATGGGGCGTGGATGCCGGTGCCGCAGCACATATCCGGCAGGCACTTGTCGATCTTGCGCGCTCCGGTTCCGCAGTTCTCGTCATCAGTCAGGACCTTGATGAGCTTCTTGAAATCAGTGACCGCATTGCCGTGATGAATCATGGCCAGCTCTCCGATCCTCTGCCGATTGCCGATGTAACGCTGGAAAAGATCGGTCTTTTGATGGGCGGTATCTCAGGAGAGGCGGGAGCTGCATGA
- a CDS encoding ABC transporter permease, with protein MRIELVKRPQPSRLFSALSPLLALSLTLIFGGLAFALMGKDPLHALYVFFVEPLFDIWSWHELLVKAAPLILIAVGLCVCFLSNNWNIGAEGQFIAGAIAGSILPVMFPELQSWVVLPLMMLMGMAGGAAYASIPALLKVRFNTNEILTSLMLVYVAQLFLDWLVRGPWRNPEGYNFPETRQFNDSAILPEIWSASGRAHWGFIFALVAAVVVWLLLKHTLKGFEVKVIGQSPRAGRFAGFSAGKMVFFVFAISGALAGLAGIAETSGAIGQLRPVISPGYGFTAIIVAFLGRLNPLGAIAAGLVLALSYLGGEAAQVAIGISEKSARVFQGMILFFVLACDTLILYRIRFISGRHAGKA; from the coding sequence ATGCGGATTGAACTCGTCAAACGCCCGCAGCCGTCGAGACTTTTCAGTGCTTTGTCACCCTTGCTGGCACTGTCGTTGACACTGATTTTCGGCGGACTTGCTTTTGCGCTGATGGGCAAGGATCCGTTACATGCGCTTTATGTCTTCTTTGTCGAGCCTTTGTTCGACATCTGGTCTTGGCATGAATTGCTCGTGAAGGCTGCGCCGCTGATCCTGATCGCGGTCGGCCTCTGCGTCTGCTTTCTGTCCAACAACTGGAATATCGGTGCCGAGGGGCAGTTCATCGCCGGTGCCATAGCGGGATCGATCTTGCCCGTTATGTTCCCTGAACTGCAGTCTTGGGTGGTTTTGCCCCTGATGATGCTGATGGGGATGGCAGGCGGCGCGGCCTATGCATCCATTCCCGCTTTGCTGAAAGTGCGCTTCAATACCAATGAAATCCTGACCAGCCTTATGCTTGTCTATGTCGCGCAGCTGTTCCTCGACTGGCTCGTGCGCGGGCCATGGCGCAACCCGGAAGGATATAATTTCCCGGAAACCCGTCAGTTCAACGATAGCGCCATTCTGCCGGAAATCTGGAGCGCATCGGGCCGCGCGCATTGGGGCTTCATCTTTGCGCTCGTTGCAGCGGTTGTCGTCTGGCTCCTGCTCAAGCACACGCTGAAGGGTTTCGAGGTCAAGGTGATCGGCCAAAGTCCGAGAGCCGGGCGTTTCGCGGGTTTCAGCGCGGGCAAGATGGTGTTCTTCGTCTTTGCGATTTCCGGTGCCCTTGCCGGTCTCGCAGGCATCGCGGAAACCTCCGGTGCCATCGGCCAGCTTCGTCCGGTCATATCTCCGGGCTACGGTTTTACGGCGATCATCGTCGCGTTTCTGGGACGCCTCAATCCGCTGGGAGCAATAGCAGCCGGTCTGGTGTTGGCGCTTTCCTATCTTGGAGGCGAAGCTGCACAGGTGGCTATCGGCATCTCCGAAAAATCTGCGCGCGTGTTTCAGGGCATGATCCTATTCTTCGTTCTCGCTTGCGATACACTCATCCTTTATCGCATTCGCTTCATATCCGGTCGCCACGCGGGAAAGGCCTGA